Proteins from a single region of Labedella gwakjiensis:
- a CDS encoding ABC transporter ATP-binding protein: MSQTPIVSSPPPAEVQQGIVVTGLRRSFGDVHAVRDMTFEARPGRVTALIGPNGAGKTTLLLMLATLLAPDAGTISVAGHDPVRSPADVRRAIGWMPDVLGSWNTLSVRRALETTARLYGMSTRRAADRARELIGLVSLETLAETPTRALSRGQKQRLSLARALVHDPAVLLLDEPASGLDPAARVALRELVRGLARDGRTVLVSSHVLSELEELADDAVYVEAGATVSAERLARAATAARPWRIRALDRALLSNALNEFGIDPTTTSVIGDAVLVPLSSDEDAASLLSDLVRRDVRITTFAPAVGDFERTFQSLGDATDVTTTATTDATTPGDER, translated from the coding sequence GTGTCGCAGACGCCCATCGTCTCATCGCCCCCGCCTGCCGAGGTTCAACAGGGGATCGTCGTGACGGGCCTCCGTCGGTCATTCGGCGACGTCCACGCGGTCCGCGACATGACGTTCGAGGCACGCCCCGGTCGCGTCACCGCACTGATCGGTCCGAACGGCGCCGGCAAGACGACGCTCCTCCTGATGCTCGCGACCCTGCTCGCACCCGACGCCGGCACCATCAGCGTGGCCGGCCACGACCCCGTGCGCTCGCCAGCCGACGTGCGCCGCGCGATCGGCTGGATGCCCGACGTCCTCGGATCCTGGAACACGCTCTCCGTGCGCCGCGCGCTCGAGACGACCGCGCGCCTGTACGGCATGTCGACCCGGCGCGCGGCGGACCGCGCACGGGAACTGATCGGGCTCGTGTCGCTCGAGACCCTCGCGGAGACCCCGACCAGGGCACTGTCTCGCGGGCAGAAGCAGCGGCTCTCGCTCGCCCGTGCGCTCGTGCACGATCCCGCGGTGCTCCTGCTCGACGAGCCGGCGTCTGGGCTCGATCCGGCGGCACGCGTGGCCCTGCGCGAGCTGGTTCGCGGACTCGCTCGCGACGGACGCACCGTCCTCGTGTCGAGCCACGTCCTCTCCGAGCTCGAGGAGCTCGCCGATGACGCCGTGTACGTCGAAGCCGGCGCGACCGTGAGCGCCGAGCGACTGGCCAGAGCGGCGACGGCCGCGAGACCGTGGCGCATTCGAGCGCTCGACCGGGCACTGCTGTCGAACGCCCTGAACGAGTTCGGCATCGATCCCACGACGACCTCCGTGATCGGCGACGCCGTGCTCGTCCCCCTCTCGTCCGACGAGGACGCGGCGTCGCTCCTCTCCGACCTCGTCAGGCGCGACGTCCGCATCACGACGTTCGCTCCAGCCGTCGGGGACTTCGAGCGCACGTTCCAGAGCCTCGGCGACGCGACCGACGTCACGACCACCGCCACGACCGACGCCACGACTCCGGGAGACGAACGATGA
- a CDS encoding ABC transporter permease, whose product MIPFAHGVRVVVALELAQRVRGIALYVLLGLFTLLVAVTTALLWLVDSGTDNGGFLFSTIVYFVLLLGTLLAPALSGAAINGDRDAGTLATTQVTLVSTTQIVVGTFLASWLTSLAFLVVSLPFLLSSFALGSVPAHAVVASILVLLVELAVVSAVGVGLSAVITRPLFSVAATYLVVAGLSVGTLIAFGLAGTAVQTEVRSTYIGIDYETYPEEGSTEPPVCLPPEVTTYQTPRYDLVWGILAANPYVVLADAASGEFDADGNPSDLFSQLAVGVRGAQLPPDTETVYDECEDYGNGYPIDDGYRTSEEIWNSTTPSWFVGLAAHVLIGAGLLAWGVARTRTPARRLPRGQRIA is encoded by the coding sequence ATGATCCCCTTCGCCCATGGCGTCCGCGTCGTCGTCGCGCTCGAACTCGCTCAGCGCGTCCGCGGCATCGCCCTCTACGTCCTCCTCGGCCTCTTCACGCTGCTCGTCGCCGTCACCACGGCGCTCCTCTGGTTGGTGGATTCCGGCACCGACAACGGGGGCTTCCTCTTCTCGACGATCGTCTACTTCGTCCTCCTCCTCGGAACACTTCTCGCACCGGCGCTCAGCGGCGCCGCGATCAACGGCGACAGGGACGCGGGAACCCTGGCGACGACGCAAGTCACTCTCGTGTCGACGACGCAGATCGTGGTCGGCACGTTCCTCGCCTCGTGGCTCACGTCGCTCGCGTTCCTGGTGGTGTCGCTGCCCTTCCTGCTCTCGTCCTTCGCTCTCGGATCCGTGCCAGCGCACGCCGTCGTCGCGTCGATCCTGGTCCTGCTCGTGGAACTCGCCGTCGTCTCGGCGGTCGGAGTCGGACTGTCCGCGGTCATCACGAGGCCGCTGTTCTCCGTCGCGGCGACCTATCTCGTGGTCGCAGGTCTGTCGGTCGGCACCCTCATCGCGTTCGGCCTCGCGGGCACGGCCGTCCAGACGGAGGTCCGGTCGACCTACATCGGCATCGACTACGAGACCTACCCGGAGGAAGGCTCGACCGAGCCACCCGTGTGCCTTCCCCCGGAGGTGACGACATACCAGACGCCCCGTTACGACCTCGTCTGGGGCATCCTCGCGGCCAACCCCTACGTCGTACTCGCGGATGCCGCGTCGGGCGAATTCGACGCGGATGGCAACCCGAGCGATCTCTTCAGTCAGTTGGCCGTCGGCGTCCGGGGCGCGCAGCTCCCTCCCGACACGGAGACGGTCTACGACGAGTGCGAGGACTACGGCAACGGGTACCCGATCGACGACGGCTACCGCACGTCTGAGGAGATCTGGAACTCGACGACGCCGTCGTGGTTCGTCGGTCTCGCCGCGCACGTCCTGATCGGTGCAGGACTGCTGGCCTGGGGTGTGGCACGCACACGCACCCCCGCGAGACGACTGCCTCGTGGGCAGCGCATCGCCTGA
- a CDS encoding MazG family protein yields the protein MTDRIARQDGSEASTASVLPQLSRLVVAMEDVLDRCVWSRTMTHESLLTYLIEESYELVDAVESGIADDVREELADVLLQVVFHSAIAAREPGEGFGIEDVAASAADKMIRRHPHVFAGVEAPTVDDVLRVWSAAKAAEKADRESIMDGLPSSLPSLALAAKTIGRIDRAGLYTDVPDADVPDADVPGAPSTGTTGAITDEATLGRLLLGITAAASRAGLDPERALRRATVELQDEVRATESSRR from the coding sequence GTGACCGACCGGATCGCTCGCCAGGACGGGTCGGAGGCGTCGACGGCCTCGGTCCTCCCGCAACTGTCCCGTCTCGTCGTGGCGATGGAGGACGTCCTCGATCGCTGCGTCTGGAGCCGGACGATGACACACGAGTCGTTGCTCACCTACCTCATCGAGGAGAGCTACGAGCTCGTCGACGCCGTCGAGTCCGGCATCGCGGACGACGTGCGAGAGGAGCTCGCCGACGTCCTGCTCCAGGTCGTGTTCCACTCGGCCATCGCCGCCCGGGAGCCAGGGGAGGGATTCGGCATCGAGGACGTCGCCGCCTCGGCTGCCGACAAGATGATCCGTCGCCACCCGCATGTCTTCGCCGGAGTGGAGGCTCCCACCGTCGACGACGTGCTCCGCGTGTGGAGCGCGGCGAAGGCTGCGGAGAAGGCGGACCGAGAGAGCATCATGGATGGGCTCCCCTCGTCGCTCCCGTCCCTCGCGCTCGCCGCGAAGACCATCGGGCGCATCGATCGCGCCGGCCTCTATACCGACGTGCCCGATGCCGACGTGCCCGATGCCGACGTGCCCGGTGCCCCCTCGACGGGCACGACCGGTGCGATCACAGACGAGGCCACCCTCGGCCGCCTCCTCCTCGGGATCACCGCGGCGGCGTCGCGCGCGGGCCTCGACCCGGAGCGCGCCCTGCGGAGGGCGACGGTCGAGCTGCAGGACGAGGTGAGGGCGACCGAGTCGTCACGACGCTGA
- a CDS encoding aldehyde dehydrogenase family protein, with protein MTAADPSDVVATLRAGFDAGLTKPLSWRRAQLRALRRLLVESGHDLEQALALDLGKSAAEAQVSEIGVVVAEVDHALRHLRRWARSVPVPVPVTLAPASARVVPEPLGVVLVIGPWNYPVQLILGPLVGALAAGNAVVLKPSELAPETSAILARLVSRHLDPRAVAVVEGGAETTTALLGRRVDHIFFTGGGAVARIVARAAAENLTPTTLELGGKSPVWIDDTVDIEQAARRLAWGKFMNAGQTCVAPDYVLATPAVASRLTGVLARAVESFYGVDPSTSADYGRIVADRHVERLAGLLEGQRVSVGGTVDRAARYIAPTVVDGTRLDSALMEEEIFGPILPIVHVQDLDEAIRVIRSREKPLALYVFSSSREVERRILRETSSGAVGIGVPSAHLLVPGLPFGGVGASGSGAYHGKRSFDTFTHEKAVLRKPLSPDTVALVYPPFTARREGFIRRVIARTGAKRPS; from the coding sequence ATGACGGCGGCGGATCCATCTGACGTGGTGGCGACCCTTCGCGCAGGGTTCGACGCGGGGCTGACGAAACCGCTCTCCTGGAGGAGAGCGCAGTTGCGTGCCCTCCGTCGTCTCCTCGTCGAGTCGGGCCACGATCTCGAGCAGGCTCTCGCGCTCGACCTGGGGAAGTCCGCAGCGGAGGCTCAGGTCTCGGAGATCGGCGTCGTCGTCGCCGAGGTCGACCATGCCCTCCGCCACCTCCGACGCTGGGCGCGCTCCGTCCCGGTCCCGGTCCCCGTCACACTCGCGCCGGCCTCTGCCCGCGTCGTCCCTGAGCCCCTCGGCGTCGTCCTCGTGATCGGTCCGTGGAACTATCCCGTCCAATTGATCCTCGGTCCGCTCGTGGGTGCTCTCGCCGCGGGGAACGCCGTTGTGCTCAAGCCGAGCGAGCTCGCTCCGGAGACGAGCGCCATCCTGGCACGCCTCGTGTCTCGACACCTGGACCCGCGAGCGGTCGCCGTCGTCGAGGGCGGCGCCGAGACGACGACCGCGTTGCTCGGCCGGCGCGTCGACCACATCTTCTTCACGGGAGGGGGTGCCGTCGCCCGCATCGTCGCGCGTGCAGCCGCCGAGAACCTGACGCCCACGACGCTCGAACTCGGCGGGAAGTCCCCGGTGTGGATCGACGACACCGTCGACATCGAACAGGCCGCGAGGCGTCTCGCATGGGGGAAGTTCATGAACGCCGGCCAGACGTGCGTCGCCCCGGACTATGTCCTCGCCACTCCAGCCGTCGCGTCCCGGCTGACGGGAGTGCTCGCCCGAGCCGTCGAGTCCTTCTACGGAGTGGACCCGTCGACGAGCGCGGACTACGGCCGCATCGTGGCCGATCGCCACGTGGAGAGGCTCGCCGGGCTGCTCGAGGGGCAGCGCGTGTCGGTCGGCGGCACGGTCGATCGAGCCGCGCGCTACATCGCTCCGACCGTCGTGGACGGTACGCGCCTCGACTCGGCCCTCATGGAGGAGGAGATCTTCGGGCCGATCCTGCCGATCGTCCACGTCCAGGACCTCGACGAGGCCATCCGCGTCATCCGTTCCCGCGAGAAACCGCTCGCGCTCTACGTCTTCAGTTCCTCCCGAGAGGTCGAACGACGGATCCTGCGGGAGACGTCCTCCGGTGCCGTCGGCATCGGGGTGCCCTCCGCGCATCTCCTCGTTCCGGGACTCCCGTTCGGCGGGGTCGGCGCGAGCGGCTCCGGCGCCTACCACGGCAAGCGTTCCTTCGACACGTTCACCCATGAGAAGGCCGTGCTGAGGAAGCCTCTCTCCCCGGACACCGTCGCTCTCGTGTATCCGCCGTTCACGGCGCGCCGCGAAGGTTTCATCAGGCGCGTGATCGCCCGTACCGGCGCGAAGAGACCCTCGTGA
- the nhaA gene encoding Na+/H+ antiporter NhaA, which translates to MTDDAPQDSTPLDTPPLDPTPPVRRRVFGRGTYGESLRIDEILRKESVGGTLLLIAAVAALIWANSPASPGYYALRDLTFGYEPWHLELSIGHWASDGLLAIFFFIVGLELKREFIAGDLRDPKTAVVPVLAAVGGVIVPALIYALVNAGDPETVRGWAIPTATDIAFAVAVLAIIGSKLPAALRIFLLTLAVVDDFIAIGIIAFVFTDDIDLVALALAVVPIALFGFLVQRYRRFFGGRIWTGWVILVPIAFAAWALVHASGVHATIAGVALAFTVPVIRSAAAGGPEAGPGLAEVFEHRIRPISAGFAVPVFAFFAAGVTVVGDGFAAALTDTVTIGVVLGLVVGKVIGITGVTWLLTTLTRASLDSAVRWIDLIGVSLLAGIGFTVSLLVAGLTFGEGSPHDDHAKVGILLASLIAALLATVVLGLRNRHYARVAAEEAEDADADGIPDVYQRGS; encoded by the coding sequence GTGACCGACGACGCCCCTCAGGACAGCACTCCTCTCGACACCCCTCCCCTGGACCCGACTCCCCCGGTCCGTCGGCGCGTCTTCGGACGTGGCACCTACGGCGAATCCCTCCGCATCGACGAGATCCTCCGCAAGGAGAGCGTCGGGGGCACCCTCCTGCTCATCGCGGCCGTCGCCGCGCTGATCTGGGCCAATTCGCCCGCGTCCCCCGGCTACTACGCGCTCCGCGACCTCACCTTCGGCTACGAGCCGTGGCACCTCGAGTTGAGCATCGGGCACTGGGCGTCCGACGGCCTCCTCGCGATCTTCTTCTTCATCGTCGGCCTCGAGCTCAAGCGCGAGTTCATCGCCGGCGACCTCCGCGATCCCAAGACGGCCGTCGTCCCGGTGCTCGCAGCGGTCGGCGGCGTGATCGTTCCGGCTCTCATCTACGCGCTCGTGAACGCCGGAGACCCCGAGACGGTCAGGGGGTGGGCGATCCCCACCGCGACGGACATCGCCTTCGCCGTCGCCGTCCTCGCCATCATCGGCTCGAAGCTCCCCGCGGCTCTGCGGATCTTCCTCCTCACCCTCGCTGTCGTCGACGACTTCATCGCCATCGGTATCATCGCGTTCGTGTTCACGGACGACATCGACCTCGTCGCCCTCGCCCTCGCCGTCGTGCCGATCGCGCTGTTCGGATTCCTCGTCCAGCGGTACCGTCGGTTCTTCGGCGGTCGCATCTGGACGGGGTGGGTGATCCTCGTGCCGATCGCTTTCGCCGCGTGGGCGCTCGTCCACGCCTCGGGCGTGCACGCCACGATCGCGGGCGTCGCCCTCGCGTTCACCGTCCCCGTCATCCGCAGCGCGGCGGCGGGGGGACCCGAGGCCGGGCCGGGACTCGCCGAGGTGTTCGAGCACCGCATCCGTCCGATCTCGGCGGGCTTCGCCGTGCCCGTGTTCGCGTTCTTCGCCGCCGGCGTGACCGTCGTGGGCGACGGGTTCGCCGCTGCGCTCACCGACACGGTGACGATCGGCGTCGTCCTGGGGCTCGTGGTGGGCAAGGTCATCGGCATCACCGGCGTGACGTGGCTCCTCACGACGCTCACTCGCGCGAGCCTCGACAGCGCCGTCCGGTGGATCGACCTCATCGGGGTCTCCCTCCTCGCCGGGATCGGCTTCACCGTCTCGCTGCTCGTCGCCGGGCTCACGTTCGGCGAGGGCAGCCCGCACGACGACCACGCGAAGGTGGGCATCCTGCTCGCCTCGCTCATCGCCGCCCTGCTCGCGACCGTCGTCCTCGGCCTGCGCAATCGGCACTACGCGCGCGTCGCCGCCGAGGAGGCGGAGGACGCCGACGCCGACGGCATCCCGGACGTGTACCAGCGCGGAAGCTGA
- the mfd gene encoding transcription-repair coupling factor: protein MTLQGLIPALSRASSFQKALGYAGRDADFSATDGLRAPLLAGLVEARRARGESGALLVITPTGREAESLRASLASLLPAAEIIEFPAWETLPHERLSPSAEIVGKRIHALRRMRTWNGADPLIVTASVRAALQPIADNLADVEPVVLTAGARGEDLRVITQRLVELAYVRVDMVSRRGEFAVRGGILDVFPPVASHPVRVEFFGDEVETVRAFSVADQRSLPEKLQSVELPPSRELLLSDGVRQRASEMVHEFPSLSSILEKVANGIPVEGMESLAPALVDRLVPVTHYIPVGSAIAVVAPERVASRSISLSETNREFLAAAWSAATAGAEAPIDLESGEFLSINTLNESREKRGKREPWWTISSFQMGPSDLPVDADGSPVDIDADEMLTVRVDGEPVPSFSGNVDGAVDHVAELLQSAWSVVVVSQGAGLVERARDVLSERGLAARIVDVLPEETEPGVAYLLQACADHGFEMREEKLAVIGESDFYGRSAGYDSRSVKKLASRRKNVVDPLQLTAGDHVVHQTHGIGRFVELTQREVSSGGRNPTKTMREYLVLEYAPSKRGYPGDRLLVPTDQLDLLTRYVGGEAPALSKMGGSDWAQAKGKARKAVRDIAVELVKLYSARMASRGHAFGPDTPWQRELEEAFPFAETPDQLTTIDEVKRDMESPIPMDRLLSGDVGFGKTEVAVRAAFKAVQDGKQVAILVPTTLLVKQHFETFQERFAGFPVHLRALSRFQTDKEAKETHDGLERGTVDVVIGTHRILTEKVRFKDLGLVIIDEEQRFGVEHKDALKKLKTNVDLLAMSATPIPRTLEMAVTGIREMSTLATPPEERHPVLSFVGPRSDKQIAAAIRRELLREGQIFFVHNRVSSINRVASEIAELVPEARIAIAHGQLSEHVLEQVVVDFWERRFDVLVCTTIIETGLDIQNANTIIIDRADKYGLSQLHQLRGRVGRGRERAYAYLLYDESKPLSETANDRLSTIAANNELGSGMQVALKDLEIRGAGNLLGGEQAGHIAGVGFDLYLRMIGEAVSTFRGDVAEGQTELRLELPVDAHIPDDYVDSERLRLEAYQKLSVASAPTSADDQIDLVVDELTDRYGEPPAAVATLVEVARLRRRAQKSGLGELVAMGSNLRAAPVELPDSLQARMRRMYPQGKFMKQTNALVVPMPRVDGEPLADHDLIAWVRQFLDAMVPLPKDEKSKESAERTA, encoded by the coding sequence GTGACTCTCCAGGGCCTGATTCCTGCGCTTTCGCGCGCCTCCAGCTTCCAGAAGGCCCTCGGCTACGCCGGTCGTGATGCGGACTTCTCCGCCACGGACGGCCTCCGTGCGCCTCTCCTCGCCGGTCTCGTCGAGGCGCGTCGTGCCCGTGGCGAGTCCGGCGCCCTCCTCGTCATCACGCCGACGGGGCGCGAGGCCGAGTCCCTGCGCGCATCGCTCGCGAGTCTCCTCCCCGCCGCCGAGATCATCGAGTTCCCCGCGTGGGAGACGCTGCCGCACGAGCGGTTGAGCCCGAGTGCCGAGATCGTCGGCAAGCGCATCCACGCGTTGCGGCGCATGCGCACCTGGAACGGAGCCGACCCGCTCATCGTCACGGCCTCGGTGCGCGCGGCGTTGCAGCCGATCGCCGACAACCTCGCCGACGTCGAACCCGTCGTCCTCACGGCCGGAGCGCGCGGGGAGGACCTCCGCGTCATCACCCAGCGTCTCGTCGAACTCGCCTACGTGCGCGTCGACATGGTGTCGCGGCGCGGCGAGTTCGCCGTGCGCGGCGGCATCCTCGACGTCTTCCCGCCCGTCGCCTCGCATCCCGTTCGTGTCGAGTTCTTCGGAGACGAGGTCGAGACGGTCCGCGCCTTCAGCGTCGCCGATCAGCGCTCGCTCCCCGAGAAGCTGCAGAGCGTCGAGCTGCCGCCCAGCCGCGAGCTCCTCCTGAGCGACGGCGTGCGCCAGCGGGCGTCCGAGATGGTCCACGAGTTCCCGAGCCTGTCGTCGATCCTCGAGAAGGTCGCGAACGGCATCCCGGTCGAGGGCATGGAGTCGCTCGCGCCGGCCCTCGTCGACCGGCTCGTGCCTGTGACGCACTACATCCCCGTCGGCTCCGCGATCGCCGTCGTCGCGCCCGAGCGCGTCGCCTCGCGCTCCATCAGCCTGTCGGAGACGAACCGAGAGTTCCTCGCCGCGGCGTGGAGTGCGGCCACGGCCGGTGCCGAGGCGCCGATCGACCTCGAGAGCGGCGAGTTCCTCAGCATCAACACCCTCAACGAGTCGCGTGAGAAGCGCGGGAAGCGTGAGCCGTGGTGGACGATCAGCTCGTTCCAGATGGGTCCGTCCGACCTGCCGGTGGACGCGGACGGATCGCCGGTCGACATCGATGCGGACGAGATGCTCACCGTGCGGGTGGACGGTGAACCCGTCCCGAGCTTCTCCGGAAACGTCGACGGCGCCGTCGACCACGTGGCCGAACTCCTGCAGTCCGCGTGGTCCGTCGTCGTCGTGTCGCAGGGCGCTGGCCTCGTGGAGCGCGCGCGCGACGTGCTCTCCGAGCGCGGGCTCGCCGCCCGCATCGTCGACGTCCTCCCCGAGGAGACCGAGCCAGGGGTCGCGTACCTCCTGCAGGCGTGCGCCGACCACGGTTTCGAGATGCGCGAGGAGAAGCTCGCGGTCATCGGCGAGTCCGACTTCTACGGGCGGTCGGCCGGGTACGACTCGCGGTCCGTCAAGAAGCTCGCGTCGCGTCGCAAGAACGTCGTCGACCCGCTGCAGCTCACGGCGGGCGACCACGTCGTGCACCAGACGCACGGCATCGGCCGCTTCGTCGAACTCACACAGCGTGAGGTGTCGTCCGGCGGCCGCAACCCCACGAAGACGATGCGCGAGTACCTCGTCCTCGAGTACGCGCCGTCGAAGCGCGGCTACCCGGGCGACCGCCTGCTCGTGCCCACCGATCAGCTCGATCTCCTCACCCGATACGTCGGGGGAGAGGCGCCGGCTCTGTCGAAGATGGGCGGCAGCGACTGGGCCCAGGCCAAAGGCAAGGCCCGCAAGGCCGTCCGTGACATCGCCGTCGAGCTCGTCAAGCTGTACTCGGCGCGTATGGCGTCACGCGGGCACGCCTTCGGGCCGGACACGCCGTGGCAGCGCGAGCTCGAGGAGGCCTTCCCCTTCGCGGAGACACCCGACCAGCTCACCACGATCGACGAGGTCAAGCGCGACATGGAGAGCCCGATCCCCATGGACCGCCTGCTCTCCGGCGACGTCGGCTTCGGCAAGACCGAGGTCGCGGTGCGCGCGGCGTTCAAGGCGGTGCAGGACGGGAAGCAGGTCGCGATCCTCGTGCCGACGACCCTGCTCGTGAAGCAGCACTTCGAGACGTTCCAGGAGCGCTTCGCCGGTTTCCCCGTGCACTTGCGCGCCCTGAGCCGCTTCCAGACGGACAAGGAGGCGAAGGAGACGCACGACGGACTCGAGCGCGGGACCGTCGACGTCGTCATCGGCACGCACCGCATCCTCACCGAGAAGGTGCGCTTCAAGGACCTCGGTCTCGTCATCATCGACGAGGAGCAGCGGTTCGGTGTCGAGCACAAGGACGCCCTGAAGAAGCTCAAGACCAACGTCGACCTCCTCGCGATGAGTGCGACGCCGATCCCGCGCACCCTCGAGATGGCCGTCACGGGCATCCGCGAGATGTCCACCCTCGCGACCCCGCCGGAGGAGCGGCACCCGGTGCTGAGCTTCGTCGGCCCGCGCAGCGACAAGCAGATCGCCGCCGCGATCCGTCGCGAGCTCCTGCGCGAGGGTCAGATCTTCTTCGTGCACAACCGTGTCTCGAGCATCAACCGGGTGGCGTCGGAGATCGCCGAGCTCGTGCCGGAGGCGCGCATCGCGATCGCCCACGGCCAGCTCTCGGAGCACGTGCTCGAGCAGGTCGTCGTCGACTTCTGGGAGCGGCGCTTCGACGTCCTCGTCTGCACGACCATCATCGAGACGGGCCTCGACATCCAGAACGCGAACACGATCATCATCGACCGTGCCGACAAGTACGGGCTCAGCCAGTTGCACCAGTTGCGCGGTCGGGTCGGTCGTGGCCGCGAGCGCGCCTACGCGTATCTCCTCTACGACGAGTCGAAGCCGCTGTCGGAGACGGCGAACGACCGTCTCTCGACGATCGCCGCGAACAACGAGCTCGGCAGTGGAATGCAGGTCGCCCTCAAGGACCTCGAGATCCGCGGTGCCGGCAACCTGCTCGGCGGGGAGCAGGCCGGTCACATCGCGGGCGTCGGTTTCGACCTCTACCTGCGGATGATCGGCGAGGCCGTCTCCACCTTCCGTGGCGACGTCGCGGAAGGTCAGACGGAGCTCCGCCTCGAGCTCCCCGTCGACGCCCACATCCCGGACGACTACGTCGACAGCGAGCGACTGCGCCTCGAGGCGTACCAGAAGCTCTCGGTCGCGAGCGCCCCGACGTCGGCCGACGACCAGATCGATCTCGTCGTCGACGAGCTCACGGACCGCTACGGCGAGCCGCCCGCCGCGGTGGCGACACTCGTCGAGGTCGCCCGCCTGCGCCGACGGGCCCAGAAATCCGGGCTCGGCGAACTCGTCGCGATGGGCAGCAACCTCCGGGCCGCGCCCGTGGAACTGCCCGACTCCCTGCAGGCACGGATGCGCCGCATGTACCCGCAGGGCAAGTTCATGAAGCAGACGAACGCTCTCGTCGTGCCCATGCCGCGAGTCGATGGCGAGCCGCTCGCCGACCACGACCTCATCGCCTGGGTTCGTCAGTTCCTCGACGCGATGGTGCCGCTTCCGAAGGACGAGAAGTCGAAGGAGTCGGCCGAGCGCACCGCGTGA
- the pth gene encoding aminoacyl-tRNA hydrolase, translating into MADVWLVAGLGNPGPGYAANRHNVGQMVLSELAARMGARFSRHKTPNLVAEGRVRPGGPKLVLAAPTTYMNESGRAVSPLLDYLSIPADRLIVIHDELDIPFDTVRIKSGGGHGGHNGIRDIIKATDAAPFVRVRVGVGRPPGRQDAADFVLKDFSSTEKQSLPSLIADAADAVEAIVDEGLLSAQQRFHAPPA; encoded by the coding sequence ATGGCGGACGTCTGGCTCGTAGCCGGGCTCGGGAATCCCGGGCCCGGCTACGCGGCCAACCGTCACAACGTCGGCCAGATGGTGCTCTCGGAACTCGCCGCCCGCATGGGCGCACGGTTCTCGCGGCACAAGACGCCGAACCTCGTCGCCGAGGGACGCGTCCGCCCTGGCGGTCCGAAGCTCGTGCTCGCCGCACCCACCACCTACATGAACGAGTCGGGTCGAGCGGTCTCGCCGCTCCTCGACTATCTCTCCATCCCGGCCGATCGGCTCATCGTGATCCACGACGAGCTCGACATCCCGTTCGACACCGTGCGCATCAAGAGCGGCGGCGGTCACGGCGGTCACAACGGGATCCGCGACATCATCAAGGCCACCGACGCGGCCCCCTTCGTCCGGGTGCGCGTCGGCGTTGGCCGCCCTCCGGGCCGGCAGGATGCAGCCGACTTCGTGCTGAAGGACTTCTCCTCCACCGAGAAGCAGAGTCTGCCGTCGCTCATCGCCGATGCGGCGGACGCGGTCGAGGCGATCGTCGACGAGGGCCTTCTCTCGGCGCAGCAGCGCTTCCACGCGCCGCCCGCCTGA
- a CDS encoding 50S ribosomal protein L25/general stress protein Ctc, translated as MSDDNKVITEVRESFGKGAARKIRAAGKIPAVIYGHGTDPQHVTLPGHQMLLIVRKANQVITLDIAGKEQLVLVKDVQRDPVLSIIEHIDLIVVRKGEKVTVDVPVHVEGESYPGTIANLDATSISLEVEATHIPERVTVSVEGLEEGAQITAADVTLPAGATLLSEPETLIVGITTPPAPTEDDLAADEAAAEAGAEAGVDSDESSDSE; from the coding sequence ATGTCAGACGACAACAAGGTCATCACCGAGGTCCGCGAGTCCTTCGGTAAGGGAGCGGCCCGCAAGATCCGCGCCGCCGGCAAGATCCCCGCCGTCATCTACGGCCACGGCACGGACCCGCAGCACGTCACGCTGCCCGGCCACCAGATGCTCCTCATCGTGCGCAAGGCCAACCAGGTCATCACGCTCGACATCGCCGGGAAGGAGCAGCTCGTCCTCGTCAAGGACGTGCAGCGCGACCCGGTCCTCTCGATCATCGAGCACATCGACCTCATCGTCGTCCGCAAGGGCGAGAAGGTCACGGTCGACGTGCCCGTGCACGTCGAGGGCGAGTCCTACCCCGGCACGATCGCGAACCTCGACGCCACGTCGATCTCGCTCGAGGTCGAGGCCACCCACATCCCCGAGCGCGTCACCGTCTCGGTCGAGGGCCTCGAGGAGGGCGCGCAGATCACCGCAGCCGACGTCACGCTCCCCGCTGGTGCGACGCTGCTCAGCGAGCCGGAGACGCTCATCGTCGGCATCACCACGCCGCCGGCCCCGACCGAGGACGACCTCGCGGCCGACGAGGCCGCTGCCGAGGCCGGCGCCGAGGCCGGCGTGGACTCCGACGAGTCCTCCGACTCCGAGTAG